The DNA sequence TACGTAAGCCTATCTTTCGTTTTATTCTGTTTTAGTTTTGCCTCATGCCAGTACAAGTTCATCTTATTAGCTTCTCCACGCTACTATTACCACTATAAATAATGTTGACTTTACTGATATTCTTCGGAAGATAATGGAGATTTTGTTCAGTTTCTTATAACATTTAACTAGATCCAATACAAACTGGATACTAGCCAAGCAATATGGAGTTGCACTTTTCAAATTACTTTTGCCCATTTTACTTATAATTCAACTGCTGGGATTTCAGTTGAGGGTGTGATGTTGGAATTGGGCCCACTGCTTTCACCAGATAAACTCCTGGTATCGCTTGCTGTAGGCCACAAATTGAAAGTTCTACAGGTTTGTGTAGATGACTGCGACGTATACTTGTTGAACAAggattttatatgaatatttgttaaaGTAGCATTGCTCAAATCTTATTCAGAAATGGGCTGGTCATGGTCGATTTATCAGAGTGCTCCCAAGCACAGCTTGTGCTATTGGAGAGGCGGCAATAGGTCACAGCTCTTTCCCTTACCTGACACTTATTATCACTTTTACAAACAATCTTACTTTATTGTCTTTCAAAATAATGCTAAAAATTTTAACTTACATGTATTAAGTAAGTTTATCATGACAATATAACATTGCAGTTCAAGGCTCTCAAGCTTGTATATCTGTATTGTTGCTTTAATGTGGCAATTTGAAACTCATGGCATAACACTGTAATTTCTTGAATAAAGCTATGCATTTGGGAGAAGATGCAACAGAAGAAGATGGAGAGCTAATATCTAATCTTTTTGGAGCTGTTGGCAAGGTATGGAAATTGGATGAAAAATTGTCTGATGCTGCTGGTACTATCAGGTATATGTCCTCCTCAAGACAACAAACAGATCTTCTTATGTTAACATTCATCATCTGcacaaatgaatttaaaatgacTTTTACTATAGATTAGTTGTACAAAGAAACCAATGGCTTATTTCGGAAATTTTGCAGCGGGGCAGGTACAGCATTTGTATATATAGCAATTGAAGCTATGGCTGATGGAGGTGTAGCTGCAGGCTTACCAAGAGATATTGCTTTAGGCTTTGCTGCTCAGGCTGTAAGTTTAATTTGCAATCGTTCTTATTGAAATTGTagtcaaaattttcattctaCCAAAAGGTTTGAGGAAATTATAGAAATCTAATATCTGTTTTTGTTAAAACAAAAGTTCTATGGCGCAGCAGCCATGGTAATGAAAGCAGGAAAGCATCCAGGTCAACTGAAAGACCAAGTGGCTTCACCAGGAGGAACCACCATTGCAGGAATTCATGAGCTTGAGAAAGGTGCATTCAGGGCCAGCTTGATGAGTGCTGTTGTTGCTTCTACTAAGCGTAGCCAAGAGATGAGCCAGTAGAGTTACTTCCATGGCTGTTACAGGTTTTCAACCTTTCAAATAGTTCAATGATTTTCATAATGTATTTATGTTTGTCTACATTTGGGGTGAAATCAGTTTGAATCAAATCCTATGAGAGGACTCTTTTGGTTTGTATATTTGAATGCTACTTttaaataaaaggaaatgatcTCCCTTCCAAGTATTGGAATTATGATTTTCCCAAATGAAACAATTTCTGAAGCAAATGCCGTTGAGTGCCTTGCAGTTTTGCACGGTTTGACTCTGCAATAAGTTTTGGCTACTCTTGGATTCGTGTGAGAGTCTGATAATGTCCTActgataatataaaaataatgctgTTAATTGGACCTCCTTTCGGCTTTGGGAATATGAATAGATCGTTGCACAGACAGTTCGGATGGTAGTACTAATATAGTGGCTGAttgattccaaaaaaaaaaaaaaaataaaaattatgaaaggttactcatcatttatattttacaaaCTATATGAACAATaccaagaataaaatatttgatattgtgtataaatatatattttgaaagcacAGATGTTGAATTATATGAAAgagaaaaatgatttattttgttaatatttgtCCCAATAAAAACTGAGGGCATGCGAGGAAGTGACACATGCCCACCCAACCCACAAAAGCCCACCGGTTATCAGTATTAACAACTTCAACCTGGGTGGCCTGGTGGGATTGGACGATGATCCGGTTGCCCATTTGAATAAAGTTGCGGGCTTCAACAGACTACTTGTGCGATTGCGCCATCGGGTGAAAAGTGAAAAGAAACAAGAGGAGGTTTTTCTGTTTCTTCTGCGTCTACCGGGGGCTGCGTGCGACATCGTATTAGCagcacacagagagagagagagagagagagagagagagagagagagagtccacCATCACCACCATGGAGGTGTTGACGATCCCCACCGACACATACAAGCTTGGATTTATCGGAGCAGGAAAAATGGCGGAGAGCATCGCCAGAGGAGTCGTGCAATCCGGCGTCTTGCCTGCTTCTCGTATCCGTACCTCCCATTCCAATCCTGCTCGTCGTAAAGTCTTCGAGTCCTTCGGCGTTCAACTTCTTCCTCGAAACCACGACGTATCATTCACTTCCACCTTTGCTTTGTATTGTTTTCTGCTTACCCTGTTTGTTTGCCGCAAGGATATAGGaaactgagaaaaaaaaaaaaattaaaaaaaaaaaaaaaacacaattggAAAGtacagatttttatttttattttcatttttcttttaagattttTCGAATTTCGTTAAAGTCGTTCGGTCTATTGTTTGGTCTTTACAGATCTAAAATTAAATCATTTTCCTTATGATTTATCTGCAATCTAAaggagttattttattttttaacctgattttctttttgcgatgaatcacacattatatatatatatatatatacacgcattGTATTTGTATGTAATATGAATAGTGTTAGTTAGTAGAaccttatttattacttatggtGCCAGGTAGTTGAAGACAGTGATGTGGTGATTTTCTCTGTAAAACCTCAAGTGGGTATAGCTCCGTTCACAGTCTGCTTCTGACTCCTGTCTTTTATCTTTATATCTTTGCATTGCATGTATAGCTGATGATTGACTTGTTGGATGGAAATTTAAAGGCAAATGaacaatttctctctctctctccccccctccctcttttgtttgtttgtttgtttgtttggttcTTTTGAATGGTATGGAAATGAAATGGGAGAGCCATTTCTTTATGACTGGGAAAGGACGAGACCAAAAGTCTCTGGGGGAACATTTATGAGCACCTATCTATCTAATCTACTTGTTCATGCATGGCCAGCGgatattttgttgaaatttaccACCTTGTGGTGAATCTAGTTGGGTCAAAGATGCTGATCTTGACATTTTAAAAGCCAAAGTTGGAGTCAGACAATTCCTTTCCATATTGAAACATTTTTACTGTCATAGAAATGTTGAATGGTAAAGTCTGTCGAAGGAAGGTTGTTACTCTAAAGAAAATGCTTCTACTTGgctatttgaaaaaattacctTAGTTTACAAGTATATGATggatttttatgtttcttttttctctcaaatcaaatttagaaaatttggcAATAACCATATGCCTATTTTTGAGATTCTTTAGTATATAATCTATTTGGGGCTTCGATTGTTGCAGTTAAAGATGTAGTCTTGCAGTTGAAGCCACTGCTTTCCAAAAAGAAGCTTCTGGTTTCAGTTGCTGCTGGAATCAAATTGAAAGATCTGCAGGTCTGAGAACTTGGACCCTTCTTATGTTGTGTGGAAAACTGAACCTTTTTGGatagaaaatttgtttttgctagAGCACTACTAAGTAGAATAGTAAAAGCCTGCCTACATGCCATGTACCATTTATAATTTAGTTACTTCACCCTTTGTTCCCTTATATTGCTAAGTTGTGGTTCTGCATCCTCGGTTGAATGTAACAGTTAGTGCTAGTAGCACTGGCTAATTGAGTCTACTAGTCTAGTTGTTACACCCTGTCAGTTTTCATCAATGAAAACGTGAAAGATGGTGCAAAGTTGAAGTTCCTATCTTTGcccctttcttttattttatcttatttttccttctgaaatatgcacgctcttGGTCAACATCTCTAACTTTATGCTTTATGaccttatgaaaattttatttttctttcaattcagTAGCTATTATATTTGTGTCTACTATTTCTTCCTGTTTATTTTTcccatgctttattttatttatttcctatgTCCATGatcttatttttcatatatcatGCATGCATATTTAATTTCTGGTTTTAGCATATACTGGAGAACTTAATCcttaatttttatgcttttttatcGTTCAATTTACATTAGGAATGGGCCGGCAACAATCGATTTATAAGGGTAATGCCAAACACTCCTGCTGCTGTGGGTGAGGCAGCATCAGGTAGGACATCCATTCCTGCCTTGTAATGTATGCCTGTTAGTATTCAAGTTCAATTGACACTTCATGCATGAGAAACTTTCCTTGGTTGAAGGATTTTAccttattttacaaatatattttctttatgatAAGTTACTGTCGGCTGTAGTGCTTATGTTTCAAATTAGAACTGTGGTGCTTATGTTTCAAACTAAAACTTCATTCTATACTACATTTTACATGTAAAATGGAACCTTCTGTCTGAGCTTCTAGATGATGTTTgcatgacatgtggcatcagTAAAGTGACCAAATGTTAAGTCTTTTTGTTTTCCCAGTCTTTTGCCCAAATTCTATCTGCATTAGATTTGTCAATTGATATAAGCAGTTCTGGCAGTAGAAAAGATCACTTCACGTATCAACTTGATTCTCTGATTCTTGTTTGCATACCTGTTTTGGGTGTGTCAAATTTGTAGGAATTACATGGAAATGGTCAAGGTCTctaatatctttttttctatAGTTATGAGCTTGGGTGCAGCTGCGACAGAAGAAGATGGAGACCTAATAGCCAAATTATTTGGATCAGTTGGCAAGATATGGAAAGCTGATGATAAATTATTTGATGCAATCACTGGCTTGaggtatgtgtttttttttgtcataataGAAGAGAATTATACCGATTGACAGCCAGCGAACGAGATATTGTCCATCTTTTATGGCTAATACATTGattttggcttttcttcttttaatctATCCTTTAAGGAGATTCATAACTTGGTAGAATGAGTGTCTCTCACAAACATGTGCAGTGCAGATATTTAAATTGGCTTAACTAtagtttatttaataaaatatcttttcattttcctttttttcttttttctttttctttgttttgaaaCCATACAGTGGTAGTGGCCCCGCGTATATATATTTGGCAATAGAGGCTTTGGCAGATGGAGGAGTGGCAGCAGGACTGCCACGAGAACTTGCGTTGGGTCTAGCATCTCAAACTGTAAGTCAATCCATGtgtagagaaaatattatttgataaaagccATTTATCTTAGTTAGGTCCATTTCCTATTATATCAAGCTTTTGGGACTGATCTACCTTAATTAGAGCATTGATTGTCTGGAACTATCGTTTTGATCCTGGTAAACcctgagattttgagattgtgTTAACAGCTGGAAAGgttatttcatttttacttattttattttctaggtACTAGGGGCAGCAACTATGGCCAGTAAAACTGGGAAGcaccctggtcaactcaaagATGATGTTACATCTCCTGGTGGGACTACCATTTCTGGAATTCACGAATTAGAGAAGGGTGGATTTCGTGGAGTATTAATGAATGCAGTCGTCGCTGCTGCTAGGCGCAGCCGGGAGCTTTCATCATAGAGCTTGTTGTAGTTATTTATCTCCAAATCCATGTTGGTGGTAATGGCAATGCGCTTGCAAATGTCACCCTTTCAAACTCAAAATATTTCTTCCAGAAGCTCTTTGTCTGTTTTTCTCTTAGTTTATAGTCGGAATTGATTTATCAGGAGGAAGAAGATTGTCACTCAAGTTATCTTCTAAaagtttttggaaattttaataCTATACtgtatttcttttctttggtaGTTTCTCACATTTTGTAGggataaatcataaaaataaccGTGATTCTCATACATGGTAAAATTTCTGTATAATCAAGGCAAGGAAATTACTAGCACGAGGAATTCTCACAGCAGTTAAAAGCGTCTAACCACAATTACCACATAAACTGCTTGAGCTTGTGTTTTTACGTTTTTCCCGAAAGATCCTAGAATTACCCTAGGAAAGTAATAATGTCTTAGTATCTAGGTGGAAGGGTTTCACATTATTCAGTTGCTTTGCTTGATATCAAACATGACTGAATGTTTCTGACACACGAATGGACAGCT is a window from the Ziziphus jujuba cultivar Dongzao chromosome 11, ASM3175591v1 genome containing:
- the LOC107433769 gene encoding pyrroline-5-carboxylate reductase, with amino-acid sequence MADEAEPKPVDKDNFKLGFIGAGNLSGSIATGLVKLGILPASRIFTAHRNPQSRVAFTSIGIKVFQQNRQVVEECDVIILGVKPQILEGVMLELGPLLSPDKLLVSLAVGHKLKVLQKWAGHGRFIRVLPSTACAIGEAAIAMHLGEDATEEDGELISNLFGAVGKVWKLDEKLSDAAGTISGAGTAFVYIAIEAMADGGVAAGLPRDIALGFAAQAFYGAAAMVMKAGKHPGQLKDQVASPGGTTIAGIHELEKGAFRASLMSAVVASTKRSQEMSQ
- the LOC107433796 gene encoding pyrroline-5-carboxylate reductase isoform X1 — encoded protein: MEVLTIPTDTYKLGFIGAGKMAESIARGVVQSGVLPASRIRTSHSNPARRKVFESFGVQLLPRNHDVVEDSDVVIFSVKPQVVKDVVLQLKPLLSKKKLLVSVAAGIKLKDLQEWAGNNRFIRVMPNTPAAVGEAASVMSLGAAATEEDGDLIAKLFGSVGKIWKADDKLFDAITGLSGSGPAYIYLAIEALADGGVAAGLPRELALGLASQTVLGAATMASKTGKHPGQLKDDVTSPGGTTISGIHELEKGGFRGVLMNAVVAAARRSRELSS
- the LOC107433796 gene encoding pyrroline-5-carboxylate reductase isoform X2; this encodes MEVLTIPTDTYKLGFIGAGKMAESIARGVVQSGVLPASRIRTSHSNPARRKVFESFGVQLLPRNHDVVEDSDVVIFSVKPQEWAGNNRFIRVMPNTPAAVGEAASVMSLGAAATEEDGDLIAKLFGSVGKIWKADDKLFDAITGLSGSGPAYIYLAIEALADGGVAAGLPRELALGLASQTVLGAATMASKTGKHPGQLKDDVTSPGGTTISGIHELEKGGFRGVLMNAVVAAARRSRELSS
- the LOC107433796 gene encoding pyrroline-5-carboxylate reductase isoform X3 — protein: MEVLTIPTDTYKLGFIGAGKMAESIARGVVQSGVLPASRIRTSHSNPARRKVFESFGVQLLPRNHDEWAGNNRFIRVMPNTPAAVGEAASVMSLGAAATEEDGDLIAKLFGSVGKIWKADDKLFDAITGLSGSGPAYIYLAIEALADGGVAAGLPRELALGLASQTVLGAATMASKTGKHPGQLKDDVTSPGGTTISGIHELEKGGFRGVLMNAVVAAARRSRELSS